One region of Cumulibacter soli genomic DNA includes:
- a CDS encoding M23 family metallopeptidase translates to MLTLSFFLPIAPASALPPPPPNPSDAQISGASSAKEKAAKQVADASAAVTQMNNQIEALNAQALAAADAYEVAKGQLGLAKEKQKETAAAVKTAGDEVAAAEEGVKELAHDVFTQGNYTFNDAMLLSADGPADLIERSSMLNIVTDAQYAKVDQLNLAKIKQANADSAAKQSVLDTEAAEAKAKQLMTEMNNKVDAANAQMASLQAQKAELDDALADAQDKLWELEGQKQTYKEWLAKKEAEEAAIAKKKAEEAAAAAAAAQAQAEAQAQAQAQAQAAAAAAAQQANQAASAPPPANSGSSSSGSSGGGSASSGSSSSGSSGGGSASSGSSGGGSASSGSSDSGQSSSGSGWVKPAGGTYTSCFCARWGTFHYGIDIANDFGTPIYAAASGTVMRAGPADGFGNAVYIQHPDGMVTVYGHMQSIYVSAGQQVSAGQTIAAMGSEGQSTGPHLHFEVTHGMYGERIDPVPYLAARGVYV, encoded by the coding sequence ATGCTCACTCTGTCGTTCTTCCTGCCCATCGCCCCAGCCAGCGCTTTGCCTCCTCCACCACCGAATCCGAGTGATGCGCAGATCTCCGGCGCCTCGAGCGCCAAGGAGAAGGCAGCAAAGCAGGTCGCCGACGCGTCAGCAGCAGTGACGCAGATGAACAACCAGATCGAGGCTCTCAACGCGCAGGCGCTCGCCGCCGCGGATGCTTACGAAGTAGCGAAGGGTCAATTAGGCCTCGCCAAGGAAAAGCAGAAGGAAACCGCCGCTGCGGTCAAGACCGCCGGTGACGAGGTCGCCGCGGCAGAAGAGGGCGTCAAAGAGTTGGCGCACGATGTCTTCACCCAAGGCAACTACACCTTCAATGACGCCATGTTGCTGTCGGCCGATGGGCCGGCCGACCTCATTGAACGTTCTTCCATGCTCAACATCGTGACGGACGCGCAGTACGCGAAGGTCGACCAACTCAACCTCGCCAAGATCAAGCAGGCGAACGCGGACTCCGCAGCGAAGCAGTCAGTGCTCGACACCGAAGCCGCCGAGGCCAAGGCCAAGCAGCTGATGACTGAAATGAACAACAAGGTCGACGCAGCGAACGCGCAGATGGCCAGTCTTCAGGCGCAGAAGGCCGAGTTGGACGACGCCCTCGCCGACGCGCAGGACAAGCTGTGGGAGCTCGAAGGGCAAAAGCAGACCTATAAGGAATGGCTGGCGAAGAAGGAGGCCGAAGAGGCCGCGATCGCCAAGAAGAAGGCGGAAGAGGCAGCGGCCGCTGCGGCTGCCGCTCAGGCCCAAGCTGAGGCCCAGGCCCAGGCGCAGGCACAAGCTCAGGCAGCTGCGGCGGCCGCAGCCCAGCAGGCCAATCAAGCAGCATCCGCTCCCCCACCGGCGAACTCGGGATCGTCGAGTTCCGGCTCGTCCGGCGGCGGATCAGCGAGCTCCGGATCGTCGAGTTCCGGCTCGTCCGGCGGTGGTTCGGCAAGTTCAGGGTCGTCCGGCGGCGGATCGGCAAGTTCGGGCTCCTCAGACTCCGGGCAATCCTCGTCCGGCAGCGGATGGGTCAAGCCCGCAGGTGGCACCTACACCAGCTGCTTCTGCGCCAGGTGGGGCACCTTCCACTACGGCATCGACATCGCCAACGACTTTGGTACGCCGATCTACGCCGCCGCCAGTGGCACCGTGATGCGGGCCGGACCGGCCGACGGCTTCGGAAATGCCGTCTACATCCAGCACCCCGACGGCATGGTCACGGTCTACGGCCACATGCAGAGCATCTACGTCAGCGCCGGCCAGCAGGTCAGCGCCGGCCAGACCATCGCTGCCATGGGCTCCGAGGGCCAGTCGACCGGTCCGCACTTGCACTTCGAAGTCACCCACGGGATGTACGGCGAGCGCATCGATCCCGTCCCCTACCTGGCAGCCCGGGGCGTCTACGTCTAA
- a CDS encoding HNH endonuclease, producing MTTMPIRSQHEPIVLLNASYEPLSMNVTLKRAARLLAKGKAIVLEAAKGRFLRDWPWPRVLILVKYVRIAHEVLYRRPTVSRKGVLKRDSYRCAYCADRANTIDHVLPKSRGGGMTWTNLVAACLRCNSRKRNRTPEEAGMPLRLTPFVPTRLALGDSGATVAIPA from the coding sequence ATGACCACCATGCCTATTCGAAGTCAGCACGAGCCGATAGTCCTGCTCAATGCGAGTTACGAGCCGCTATCGATGAACGTCACGCTTAAGCGTGCGGCGAGGCTGCTCGCGAAAGGCAAGGCGATCGTGCTCGAGGCGGCGAAGGGGCGTTTCCTGCGGGATTGGCCGTGGCCTCGAGTCCTCATCCTGGTGAAGTACGTGCGTATCGCACATGAGGTGCTGTATCGCCGTCCGACGGTCAGTCGCAAGGGAGTGCTTAAACGTGACTCATATCGTTGTGCGTACTGCGCCGACCGAGCCAACACGATCGACCATGTGTTGCCCAAGAGCCGCGGTGGGGGCATGACGTGGACGAATCTGGTCGCTGCCTGCCTGCGCTGCAACAGCCGCAAACGCAACCGGACCCCAGAGGAAGCGGGAATGCCGCTACGGCTCACGCCGTTCGTGCCAACGCGCCTCGCCTTGGGCGATTCGGGCGCGACGGTCGCGATCCCGGCGTGA